The genomic segment TTGGCGGTAATTAAGGAGGGGGCGGATCATGGAAGATATGTTGAACGGTAAAGAAGCCCTGGAGCTTGCTATCAAGGCAGAAGAGAAGGGGCTTGAACTTTACAAGACACTCGCCAGAAATAGCAAAAACTTTCATGTAAACCAGGTCTTTAAAGAATTGGCGAGAGAGGAAGAAAGGCATATA from the Candidatus Omnitrophota bacterium genome contains:
- a CDS encoding Rubrerythrin translates to MEDMLNGKEALELAIKAEEKGLELYKTLARNSKNFHVNQVFKELAREEERHI